tgggaggctgaggcgggcagatcacgaggtcaggagttcgagaccagcctggccaatatagtgaaaccctgtctctactaaaaatacaaaaattagccaggagtggtggcgcatgcctgtagtcccagctactcgggaggctgaggcaggagactcgcttaaacctaggaggcggaggttgcaatgagccgagatcgcgccactgcactccagcctgggcaacagagtgagactctgtctcaaaaaaaaaaaaaaaaaaattgtgatgaaaatatttctggctgggcactgtggctcacacctgtaatcctagcactttgtgagacctaggcagacagatcgcttgaacccagtttaagatcagcctgggcagtatgacaaaaccctgtctacaaaaaattagctggacatggtggcacacacctgtactcccagctacttgggaggctgaggtgggaggaatacctgagcccagggaggtcacaGCTCCAGTGAGCTATATAGCACTTTGTGAGACCAAGGCaggcaatcacctgaggtcaggggttcaggaccagcctggccaacgtggtgaaactgtctctactaaaaatacaaaaattagctgggtgtggtggcacgtgcctgtaatcccagctacctgggaggctgaggcaggagaatcgctggaactgggaggcggtggctgcagtgagccaagatcacaccactgcactccagcctgggtgacagagcaagactctgtctgaagaaaaaaaaaaagaatccaaagtCGTTATGAACAGTTTATGTGCTACCAGTTTTTTAATGAAGactttttaatttgcagttcAGATTGTTgaaaatgtgagctatacattaGCAAGGGTTTACTGTAAACATGTTATGATTCAGCTTTTGATAATGTTTACACTTTTATTTAATGTCATCCATTTTTCCACAGGGTATGGACAGTGGATTTGCAGGTGGAGAAGATGAAATTTATAACGTTTATGATCAAGCCTGGAGAGGTGGCAAAGATATGGCCCAGAGTATTTATAGGCCCAGTAAAAATCTGGACAAGGACATGTATGGTGATGACCTAGAAGCCAGAATAAAGACCAACAGGTGCCAAGCCATACAACTCAATTTCAGTGTTTACACTGGTGAAAGCAAAGTACTTcacagtcttttctctttttccttagaTTTGTTCCTGACAAGGAGTTTTCTGGTTCAGACCGTAGACAGAGAGGCCGAGAAGGACCAGTTCAGTTTGAGGAAGATCCTTTTGGTTTGGACAAGTTTTTGGAAGAAGCCAAACAGCATGGTGGCTCTAAAAGACCCTCAGATAGCAGCCGCCCCAAGGAACATGAGCATGAAggcaagaagaggaggaaggaataggCACAGGTCTCTTCAAAGTGAATGAACTCTTACCCATAACCCTAATGATGCAAGTCATATGGGGGAACACTTTGTAAATGGTCAAGATAAAAACCAAATCTGGGTGCCAGATCCCAGCACTACTTTTTATTACCGGAGAATGGGGGGGATAGAAAATTCTACTTtgaattatttagtttttttttaaagagtgggTTGTGTTTGTGCTTCTCCCACCTTTCAGCATTTATAGAACATGCTGCCCCACATACAAAGTCAAGACCACTTCCTTTTGTGTGACACTAGTAGTTTGGGGTTAATATTTAGTGTAAGAACAGCTGCATATGAGTAAAGTTACCCCAACTACAGTGAGGAGGAAGATTTTCACATACTGGAACTGTCCTGCCACATAAATTTTGCCCCTATTGTGCTCTGTTTTAATTTGGAGTGGGCAAAGTAATCTCTTGCTTGGTGCAActatttgtttcaaataaaaacatttagacAAAATTCTCAGTTATGTTAACTTTATTAATAGGCTGCAGTCTCAAAAATCTTTCTCTTCGTCATCAGATGTTTGCGAAAGTTTTGGCCTTTGAGTGTGAACctggagctaaaaaaaaataaataagcactgTAAGGAAGGAAAGGCAATGTCTGTAAAAACATTCAAACTGAAAATCACTTTATTAGGGAGTCAGTATGAATAACCCAGGCAGTTTTTATTTGTccattgttcttttgttttctcctcaAATTCCTTTTACCATCTTTGTTGATATTATGACTCCCTAACCCtcaattaaaaattgtaaatcaggccggggcagtggctcaggcctgtaatcccagcattttggcaggctgaggcaagaggattgcttgaggccaggagttcaagaccaccctgcaacacagcaaggccctgtgtcattaaaaataaatttaaaactaaaatagtaCATCAATTTGGCCCAAGATCACATGGTGGGTAAGCCAAGATTTCAGCCCCAGCTTGCCTGATGTGAAAAGCAGACtgctggccaggcactgtggctcacgcctgtaatcccagcacaaggcaggcagatcgcctgaggtcaggagttcgagaccagcctgaccaacatggtgaaacccaatctctactaaaaatacaaaaaaatattagccgtgcgtggtggcgcatgcctgtaatcccagctacttgggaggttgaggcaggaaaatcgcttgaacccaggaggcagaggttgcagtgagccgagatcgcaccattgcactctagcctggacaacaagagcgagactgtctcaaacaaaaagaaaagtagactGCTATGTCCACTGTGTTATATATCATGCTACCCATTAAAGGGTCATCTAGTACTTTCCTGGACCTTTTAAAACTGGGCACTCTACCAacgcccccccccccccttttttttgagataggagtttcgttcttgttgcccaggctagagtgcaatggtgcgatcttagctcactgcaacctctgtctcctgggttctcctgcctcagtctcctgagtagctgggactacaggcatgtgccaccacgcccgtctaattttttttgtatttttagtagagacggggtttctccatgttggtcaggctggtctcgaactcctgacctctggtgatccccccgcctcggcctcccaaagtgctgggattacaggcatgaaccaccgcgcctggcctaccaCCCCACCATTCTTAACAAGCATTAAGGCAGCTTCAGTTACAAATCTCTCAAAGTCCCCATCATTCCACATTTATGATCtatttaattgatacataattaaatattacctacatgtatatatgtatctggtatagaaataaatttacctTTACTCCATCTATAATATGATTTTCCTGTTGTAGTACATTCCGAACTTCTTCTTCTGAAGAAAACTGAACCCAACCCAAACCTCTGTGAAAGCCAGTCGTCTTgtcctaaaaattcaaaatacaggAAAAGATTAATCATGAACTTGAGAAAGTTTCCATGAGTTCCAAATCAAACTACCAACTTTTTCATCTGCCAAAAATcggactttttaattttagttttttttttttttaggcagagtcttgctctgtcacccaggctggagtgcagtggtatgaacccaactcactgcagcctcaacttcctgggttcaagcaatcctcccacctcagcctcttcagtagctgggatcacaggtacatACTACCATGTCtgccttattttttatattttttgcagagatggggtcttgccatcttacccaggccggtctcaaactcctgggcctccctccgaaagtgctggaattacacacgtaagccaccatgcccagccaaaaataggATCACAGACATTTATAAGTGTCAGTAACCTTGCTTTACACCCTTCCTGATTACCCAAGGCTAAATCCCTGTGTTGTTAAACTTCCTGTTTTCCTTGCTGCCATTAGAGAAGATACGGGTCATGAGCTTTCTGTGTCATTCTAGATGCAAACCATACTAACAGTAATAGCTAAGGGAAATTTTGATCAGTACTCTTGTTCTAAGCCTCGTTTCTAGAAACTAGATTAAGCCTCAAAGCCTTGTTGCACTCATTTCTGAATCCAGtcaccctcaccaccaccacgACTATCATCACATGTTcctaataaaaaacaagaaaagataaTATTTAGCCCTTACTCAACCTAGTTACAGACTTCTGGTTAATTTAAACAATTTTGCTACTTGTGCAAAAGTTTCAACCTATACATCACATACGGAAAGCAGATTCTAGAGTGCCTGGATGTACCCTGCCCCTCCAGCCCTTCAACAGAAATTAAGATGTCTAGTCCCTGTAGATGACAAACTGGTCCTCATTAGTCTCATTCAAGTTACGCTGTGCTTtgccaaaaaaaccaaaatcttaCAATTGCTCCTTTACTTCAAGGGTAACTTTATAAGGATTAACCTAGAATATAGGGGAAGTTTCTGGTGATGTCCCAATGATCCATTCATTGTAGATACGACAATTTCTAAAGCATTCCTTTATTGTCATGTGACCACTTCCACAGTCAAAGGCATTAAGaaatttgtttatattaaaacataggccaggtgcagtggctcaatccaagcactttgggaggctgaggtgggtggatggcttgaggtcaggagttcgagaccagcctggccaacatggtgaaactccatctctactaaaaacacaaaaattagccgggtgtggtggcacatgcctgtagtcccagctatctgggtgACTGAGgaagggggatcacttgaacccgggaggcagagactgcagtgagctgagatcgcgccactgcactccagcctgggcgacagagcaaggctgtctcaaaaaaaaataactcagtccaggtgtggtggctcatgcctgtaatcacagcactttgggagccgaggtgagtagactgcttgagtccaggagttcgagaccagcctgggcaatatggtgaagccTCATTTCTACAAGGAGTATACAAaaaaggtgtggtggcacacgactagtcccagctactcaggaggcagaggcagaaagatcccttgaacccaggaggtcaaggctgcggtgaacgtgattgtgccactgcactctagcctgagtgagagtgagaccctgtcaaaaaaaggAACCAGGATTTCCAACTGGAGTACAATGAATggaacaaaaaattttttttgtcatattttattttgttttaccaaCATCAAAGCcttcttttatttaaatctaaGATCTATTCTTTGCAGGTCCTATTTTATTTATGGACCAAGaaaaatctattcattttttttgcaaggaaatttatttaaatgctcttgaaaaaattgaagttttcatacttacagaaaatatttcatgtcCATAATACATGTGCCTAACTTTTCTATTCAACTATATAAAGTTCCATTGCATCAGTGACTTAATATCTAATCAATCCCagtgatgaacatttaggtttttTCTTCTTACTTGACATTAAGCAATGCTGCTTTGGAATATTCTTGACCACACAGTTCTgtaggataaattcttagaaaagtAACTGCTAGATCAAAGCAAATATAAATTCTTAACTTTGGTATTTTGCCAACTACACAACAGAACTGAAGGTACCAGTTGAACTTCTCAACATGAGTGCCAGATTCCCTACAACTTCACTGGCACTATATATAACTAATCTATTAGTCTTTGGGAGTCAAGTAACATTAAACCAAGAATTAAGAATTTAAGTTCCTTTATGTTGTTATGTTACCACAGCCCTTACAGTGTTACAAGGAAAAAAGGGTTTCAGTGAAGTGTGTGTAAACTCTATGTACTCAGATCATACCCTAAAAAAGCCCACAGAAAAATACAGCCCAGGATAAATTTATACGCTGATTTCTAGACCCTCACAAGAAagcaaatataattaatataaaaagttttattagttataaatctaaaaaagaaaatggtactCAATgaacataaaacttaaaatatcctCTGCCAATTATTAGAAATCTCAAGTCCTTATTAGAATACTgtagtaggcagaattctaagatgggcCCCATGATCTCCACGCATTCCCCATGTTACACCCTATCACCCTATataatcccctccccttgagtgtaGGCGAAACctgacttgtttttttgtttttttttttttttgagacggagtctcgctgtgtcgcccaggctggagcgcagtggcacaatctcggctcactgcaagctccgcctcccgggttcacgccattctcctgcctcagcctctctgagtagctgggactgcaggggctgccaccacgcccggctaatttttttgtatttttagtagagacgggatttcaccgtggtctcgatctcctgacctcgtgatccgcctgcctcggcctcccaaagtgctgggattacaagcgtgagccaccgcacccggctgacttgcttctaaccaaaaGAATACAGCGAAACTAATGGGATGTCACTCCTGTGATTACGTTCTATATAAGATGCCATCTTAAGCAGACTGGAGAAGCCCTTGCTGGCTTTAAAGAAGCAAGCTGCCATATTGTAAGACAGCCTACAGATAAACCAGGTAACAAGGAACTGCAGGGAGTTCCTAGGTGACAGCAGCTCCCAACTCAGAGCCAAAGGTCAGCAAGAAAAAAGACCTCAGTCCTACAGTTAAA
The sequence above is drawn from the Nomascus leucogenys isolate Asia chromosome 22a, Asia_NLE_v1, whole genome shotgun sequence genome and encodes:
- the SLIRP gene encoding SRA stem-loop-interacting RNA-binding protein, mitochondrial, producing MAASAARGVVALRRNINRPVVFVRRIPWTAASSQLKEHFAQFGHVRRCILHFDKTTGFHRGLGWVQFSSEEEVRNVLQQENHIIDGVKLQVHTQRPKLSQTSDDEEKDF